Below is a genomic region from Sander vitreus isolate 19-12246 chromosome 15, sanVit1, whole genome shotgun sequence.
TAGAAATGCTGAGTCAAAAAACAATCTGTGTACCCTTATGGCATAACACTTTAACTTATTCGTTTTCCAACAGCACAAAAACCATTATATTTCATGTTTACAAAATAACGGAGGAAATTTTCAAACTCAaatcaaaatataatttcagaCTTTATCACACAGATGGTCTCACTTTGCAAAAGACATCCTAACTCTCTAAAACCCTAATTGGCCCTCACAAAGATCGACACACAAGAATCGCACCCATGACCATcatctactgaagataaaaacaCACCTCCGATCATGACAGTGTGGCTCTGTTTGGTTTCGTTGGCCTGGTTGGTGCTCAGACAGTAGTAGCCCCCTCGGTGCTCTCTTCTGACAATGCTGATGTTGTAGGATCCTTCCAGTTTCATGGAGGTCTGGGTGGCGAGTGCGCCCTCTGTCTCAGTGTGGTACCAGGTGAAGGTGATGGGAAGAGTGCCTCTCTGAACAGAGCAGACGAGAGTCAGGTCCCGGCCTTCGGAGACGTCCCCCATGCCGTGGAGCCTGGTCAACACTGGTTTTGACACGGGCTCTGCATGGAGTAAAACACATGTTAGACCTGCAGTTCACCATGTTAACATCAATTTGTTTGAATGAGTCATCATCCAACGCACCTATGATGGTTGAACGTAGCAGCCCTGATCCTATCATGGGAGGCTTGTTTTGACTGTTTTTCGCGTGGCACAGAAAGCTATTTAAGTCTGAAAACTTGTAGATGGCTGAGGAGTTAAAGATGGCCTGTTCCCCCTGCTTGCTTACCACCCTGCTCTCAGTCGGCATGTGAGGTTGGTACAGGGTGTAGGTGATGGGCAGAGTGCCATTGTCACTGTGACAGAGGAGCTGGAAGCTCTTTCCCAACACCAGCGTTCCCCCCACCACACTCAACATGGGTTTTGAAAGAGGAACTGGGGATAAGATAATTAGCCAGTTAGTCAgtgcaacagaaaaataaacaagacaAACGTAGATAAACGAGAGTCGACAGCCATGCTAGTtactctgtgaggctgtatttagatgtgctaatgtcagcatgcttaATTTTGTGCATTTGATGACTCACCTTTTGCCATAACAACAACTGTTTGGCTTTCTTTATCAATGCTGTGTGTAAGAGAAATAGCCAGGGCTTTACAGGTGTAGTTGCCATTTTCAGAAGGGTGTGCCGTAGTGATGTATGTCTCTTCATGGTTGAGTTTGACGTTATCTTTGTAGATGGAGAACTGTATGCTTTCATTGCTGATCCTCTCAGGAAAATAAATGACGACAGAGCAGGTCAGTTTGAAGCGGTCTCCCAAAAATATGTCTATGGGATTCACAGTCAGCTGTGGCTTTGAAAACAGCTCTGTGGAAGCGGGACAGCAAGCAAAATCAAGCATTATACAAGGCTTTCAACTGATGATGAGGGGGTACTTAATGTAATTTTAGACATTTCGTAACAAACAGTTATCGAGTGCTTGCCTTTGACTGTGATTGTTTGATAGGTTTCTTTCTGCACATTGCCCCACTCTGCCTTGCACACAAGCTCCCCAGAGTCGCCTTCTTGTGCAGTAAATCGATGATTGAGGCTGACTAGGGCTTGCTTGAGGATCCTCCTGTTCCTCGTCAGGAATACTTCAACGTTCTTCGGTGGATTCACCACTTTACAGACCACTTCTATTATATCACCCTCAAAGACTTCTGGGGAGGGCAGCACATTCATGACCGGTGAAATGTAGAGTCCTGCAAGACACAACTCAGAAAGGTCAATCACACAAGCCCCTTTAAGCAATCTGATATTTTCATGGCGCCATGACAGCTCTTTAACTAATCACCTTTGACTATGACTGAAATCTCTTTGCTGCGGTTGGAGCGTCTGGCCCCAGAAACCAAATTGACCTCATAGTCACAGGACAGGTAGTGGTCTTCAATCCTCCTCAGGACTAGTGTGGTCTCTGACGAGTTCCCATTAGGCGCTGGCTGCTTTATCTTCTCAAAGTCTCCATTCCTAAGTCTCTGGTAAAACCGGAAGATGAGGGATCCTTTCTCCTCCGGAGCACTGCAGGTGGCTGTGAACTCCTCACTCTCATAGGGGTCAGTCTTACTCAATTGCAGAATGGGGGTCTGCAGGCCTGAGGAGAGGAAAACCCAATAGGACAGTGGGAAGTAAAGCCATTACTCTACATACTGATGTTGTTTGTTCAGATATAATAGTACACATTATATGAGCTGCCTAGGTATATAGTGTGTGAAATTACGGATACTGAGGATTTAAAGTGCCATACCCAtggattttgtgtgttttagcttATTAACTAAAAAAGGTTGTATATTGATATTCCTGATAATAATTTAACAAAGTTTGCTTTAagtcaaaatactttttttccttatgcaataaaatataagaaagaaaatacaaaacttactttttttttttttttttttacagcatccacaatatgtttatgttttgaaGTATTTTAAGACTTGTGCTATTTTTTATGGAATAACATTTACAAAACAATaactaatatatatttaatatgattGATATTTAACTCAAGAAAAGTTTGAGTCTGAAAATGCCTACAGTATTTATACTGCAGAAGGCAGGAAATCAGTCTACAACTCATGCTGTGTAAACTGGCTGGCAGTAATGTGAATTATTtatcaattgaaaaaaaacaaacactggttTTGTCCAACTACTTTGTGTTGATTATTTCCCCAAAAATTTGCTGATATATGGAAGAATTTCAGGTATATTATCAAACTGTTCATGTCATAACGCCCTTGTCAGACAAAAGCAGCAATAACAAATTTAACCAATTGAAAACAAATCAACCTTCATTTTTAAAATCTATTGTACCAATACATAGCTCTACCTGTGATGTTGAGTTTTTGGCTGAAGCTTGCTTTGCTCTTGTCCTTGACTGTGACACGACACTCATAACTCCCAGAGTCAGCTGCCCTGGCCGGGTTAAGTTCATATACAACTGTGTCTTCTACAGTGGAAGAGGAGTGGACTGGAATGTCGTCCCGTGTGAGCTGGAAAGTATGATTCAGGTGAGGGATGTTGTCATGACTGACTTTGACCTGGCAGCGTAGGGTCACCGGTGTTCCGCTCTGAACTGTGCTGCTGGGTAGGATTGTAAGGCCAACGATATCTATAGTGTATACTGGAGGTccaaatgtcacacacacacacacacacacacacacacacacacacacacacacacacacacacacacacacacacattagaaaGAAATAATTAGGACCGCATGTCTTGTTTGTGTAAAACCAACATCAGTGACTGAGCCAGTTATACAATACAACATTCAGGATCTATTATTCTCTTCACAATAAAGGTGAAGTCTTAAGGAAGTGAAGGAAGGTGCTCCCTGGCCTCCAGTCTCCTGCACAGTAACAGTGCTGAAGGAAGGACAAAGCTTCAACAAACAGCATCTGACCCTCTCTGCCCCCCCCGGGAGAGCTGAGTTGATTTATCCCAGCTTCTGCTCTCCCTCAGCAACAACAGCATGGTGTAACCTGCCTCAACAGCCACGAAACAATCACTTAAGTCCACAtcctcaaagcactgctgttaGTTTAGGCTCAGTGATGTGGAGGGACTGAGGCAGTAAATGACTAACTCAGCCACTGTAGAAATATGTAAAGAAAGTTCATTTaaagctctggaaaaaaagCAGTAGAGTTGAATTAAAATTAGTTGTCAAAATATACATGCAATTTTAAAGTAGTTAATTTAGTAGTCATTTATCCTCTTTCTTTCCGatagttagatgagaaaattgatACCACCCTCATGTATGTATGCTAATGTCtcaaaaatgtctaaatatgaagctacatccagcagctggttagcttagcttggcAAAAAGAAGCActggaaacagagagaaacagctagTCTGGTTCTGTCCAAAAAGATAACAAAATCTCCCTACttgcacctctaaagctcaccaaCTAACACGTCAGATATCTTTTGTTTAATCTGTGCAAAAACCGATGTATAAAACTGATCATTCACTATTTTACTGGCTTTTATGTACAAGAATATTTCTTGACCAAGagcagtaacttcctggagtttCAGCTGGTTACTGACAACAAGAGTTCAGGTTTATTTGTGAGCTTTattggtggattttgttaccttgaCCTTAGCTAGTTGTTTCCccctttttccagtcttcacgctaagctaagctaagctaaccgccTGCTGGCTGTAGTCTTATATTGAGCGTGgtacatgagagtggtataaatctaactctcggcaagaagtGTGTTTTTCCCAAACTGTTGAATTATTCCTTTAAGACACTGACTGCCTTTTTATAGCTACCTAACTATGAGCTCCAGATAAACACTGACACAAGATGAAAACAAGAAGAAATCAGCATTTTAATTCAAATACATGTTGTTTGAAAGCTATTCAAAATTTGGGAGGTTAATTCAAACTCATGCTGATTTGAAAGATTACCCAGCTTCCCCTGAGAGGATTAAAAATAGCTTCAATGAATCTCACTTAAGACTTGAAAATATCAAGGAGGCCAGGAGTGCATGATACAATGCCCATTTCATGCAAAAAATAACTGTGCGAGGTAAAAATATCTTTCTTGCCTAATACAGCAAGGACTAGATAACCCAAAACTGTCTCAATGCTGGAGAAACTACAACCCTCTGGACCAATTATTAAACAAGagtcaaatatacagtataatgtactACTTACATGACTGTCCTCTGGCACACTGCCCTGTGTTTGGAGAAAAGCagaggaaaaggaagaaaagaacaGAAGTGAGAATCAGATTAGGTTTAACTGAAGGAGCATCCTTTATCCTTGAAGCAGCACAACGGTGGGTCCTTACAGTAGTGTAGGAGGCAGgtgagaagcagcagcagcaggttggGGGGTCTGGAGTCCATCTTGAGTGATGGTGGTTCACTGCTGTTAGATGAAAATACAGCTGCAGAGGGCTGGCGAGACAGAGGCCAGAAGGGCAGTCAGAAGGACGGGGAGGGCCGTAGGAAGGGAGAGGTGGAGTGTGTGGAGGACAAACTTGTGGTGTGGTGGTGATGGGGGTGAGGGGGTGTTCCTCATCTTATCATACACACTCCTTGTGCTGCTTGACTGACCAGGAAATGGATGTTACTTCCTCAGGAATCTAGCATTTACTGTGTTTTTACTGTGAGAGATTCAACAATAATGCCATACAGTGGGTATAGAAAAGAATCACCCCCCCCCtttaaaataatcacattttgttgctttgcaGCCTGAAATGAAAACGGACAAaaacaatttttgttttattcagcTGTATTTACAACTTATAACATCCAAGTGAAAGATATAATACCAacttgtcagaaaaaaaaaattacaaattaaaaaacagaatCACTGAGTTGGAAAAAGAATCACCCCCTCCTAAAAATGACTTGTAAACCCAACCAGGTGTAGTTAATCACCTTCTCAATAGCACACAAAGCCAATTGACTTTCAACTGTGATCAGCTGTGGTCATTTTGATGAAACAAGCTTTTCCTGAAGCGTTTCAGTCCTTGGTAGTGCAACTGAAGAAAACAATCAACTATGGGTGGCAAGGCATTGTCAAAAGATCTCCGGGATAAAGTTGTGGACAAGCACAAGTGAGGAGATGatacaaacacatttcaaagGCTTTATCAGTGCCTAGAAGCACAGTGAAGTCTATTATTAAGAAGTGGAAGTTATTTGGTACAACAAGAAGATTTACCTTCCAACATGACAATGACCCAAAGCACACAGCAAAACTGACCACACAGTGGTTGAAGGAGGAAAAAGGTGAATGTCCTTGCATGGCCTAGTCAGAGCCCAGACTTAAACCCCCTTGAAAATCTGTGGAATGACTTGAAGACAGCAGTCCACAAACGGTCACCATCAAATTTAACTGAACTTGAGCAGTTCTGCAAAGAAGAGTGGTCAAATATTGCAACGTCTAGATGTGCAAAGTTAGTAGAGACATATCCCAACAGACTAAAGGCTGTAATTAAAGCAAAAGGTGGTTCAACAAAATACTGAAACAAGGGAGTGATCCTTTTTCCAactcagtttttatttttctctgacatgttggtgttataTCTTTCACTTGGATGTTATAAGTTGCACTGAGTAAATACAGCtgaatgaaacaaaaactgtgtctgtcttcatttcaggctgcaaagcaacaaaatgtgATTAAATTAAAGGGGGGTGATTATTTTCTATACCCACTGTATATAGCCATAGCATGGACCCCTTTAAGGGTGTTTCTTACATAATACATAACAGTTTATTATAGATGACAACCATTTTGAGATATGCTATGACTCCATTTGGTCATATAATAGACTGTTGCTCTCCAGAGAGACTACAACATTTGTATagaagtgtgttgtttgtatgatgttcattgtgtctatatctttattgtcttcctttgtttttataacataatataacgttgtacagcactttgttcagcctaggttggttttaaatgtgctctataaataaattgacttgactaCAAAACACATCAGGAATTATGCAAGAACCTAAAGGCCGCACTCCACTTTGCTCATCCCACAATCTCACCTCTTAAATAGCTAATGTCATACGCTGTTTCTTTGCTGTATTGCAGCAATACCTACTGACTCGTGATCCAAtctcaaattaaataaatcaacacatTCAGTGTTTACACCCAATCCCGTCTCCTCCAGTGCTCTTGTTAAAACTGTGAGATGAAACTATGATGGAGCTACTGAATCGTTTATATGATACTAAGATCTTAGAACTGGTAGCTTGTAGAGATTATTTATATATGACCAACTGTTTGGGCAACTTGGGGAGAAACACACAACATAAGGGAATTTTAGATTAATTATGGCTACAATTTGAGATGTCAATCCTGCACTTTATCTACTATCCAATGAGAAAATTAGACTTAAGTAGGCGGGCATTATTGTTGGACAGGTGTAGATTCATCTCATGACAAATATTGTAGGAAACAGTCCCTCCACTTAACACAGTATATTTTCCACAATATCAAAGGCAACATGTAGAATGTCAATACTGAGACTGGAATGGGAATTTCAACTTTTGTTGTCACTCTGTCACAAATCCACACATATTTTAATACTGAGAATGTGCTTGTGAATTCCAGAGTGAGTATGCAATGCTGTGCAGCATCTTGCAATCCTTAACTGTGACCACTAAGAGCTGCTGAAGACTAACAGGAAAAAGGGTCTGCTCTGCAGCTTTATCTGCATAGTGCTCCCAGTCACTTTCATTTGTGCCACATTTTACGAACAACAAATGTTTTCAGGCTGTGCAGCGGTGCATTTTATCTTCTACAGAGCTGCTGCTGAAGAGGTGACCTTGATGGGAGACCGCCATGTTATTCCAACACAAACCGCCCTATTTTACACTGCAAACCATGAATGGTAACAGTCAGTATTAGAGTCTGCTCAGGCTGTTTCCTAATGCTTGGGTTGGTTAGCAGCACAGAAGAAGTTGTACAGACTGGCTAAGCATGCGGCTGATGAAAGCGTTACTAAGCATTTCTTAGAAAGATAAGTGTTGATGGTGGCATTTGAAAATAGGCCCATCAGAGTCCACACTGCTTTCTAATAAGCATTTCAGAAACTAAGAGCACATACAGTTGGAAGCATTGCACACACAGATGACTGTGTATTTCAGGGTAGATGTTTGTTCTAAGTAAGCTAACATGCCAGCTTCCCATCCTCATCCAACTACTATGTATTTTTGCATCCTCTCACAGCTGATCATCAGATCTAAGTCTGCATTAGTATACATAATATAACATTACTTTGCTAAATGCAATCATGCAGAAATATATACCCAACTACATGGCCCACTTTGAAAGTTGTGTGTACCTTGTCAGTATTGGGATGTGGACCATGTAGACACCAAGGTCTCTACCCTACACTAGTGTGTCAGTGGTCTTCCAATAGTGTCAGACATGGCTGTGTTTTTAGAGTGATTCTACAAATAGCCCATTGCAGGAAATAGCCTAACCTTTGCAGCCCCTCATAACTGAGCTCACTGCTGTAGACAGCTCTGCTTAAGCCATAATCTGCTAACCTCATTTCCACTGAATTAGCATTGGTTAGAGATCCATAGAGAGGGTTAGAGTTTAACTGTACATCAGTCGGATACACACTCAGGGGTGGAACAGAGTTTTGAGGCTGGTTTGGCTGTGATAGGGCTGGACAGGGGTAATGATAACTTGACATTATGACCTGcgattattttgtctttttgacatatCCGCTTGGTTTCTCCTCCTTCAAAATGCAGCTCACCTCTAAAACGGACTAATCCTGCTGGATGATATTACCtgcatgcatttactgtattttcgtGACTGTAAAGAGTGTGTTGCATTTAAAGGAGTGATTGATGGTGGCCATGGTAGTACTATTGACACCATCAGTTCTCAGTGGGTCCAGGGCGGTGGCGTGATTGATGTATTCGCCCTGGGTTCCATCCTGCCAGCACTTCTCTCAGACTGCCAAACAGATTCTGGCTCTGCTGCACACTGTAATATGGATCCTGGCGTGTTGAGATTCAACCACTGCAATGATGCATATCAACACAAACAATATTGCCTGTGCCAGAAAGGACGCCAGAGACAACATGGGAAACAGCTTCCTGAATCAAGGAAGGGTTGCTGTGTGCGTAAACTGAACATAATGACCTGTGTTGATGTTTCTCTGAATTACACAAGGACATTCTACTGTAACAAGTgtctgaagaggaggagaaataaAGAGATCAGCCCACAACTAATTTAGACTCTTTATTTAGGCCTAAGGGAAATGTTgatgtataataaaacattcCATTTGAAAGACATGGGacaggaaatgtgtttctgcTCTGAGGCATGTACAGGTTTTAGAGGAAACATTTTGGAACAAATAGTTTAATACGACATACCAAAAGAGAGGAATTGCATGTGGGACTGTAGCACAAATCACTGTTAAACATGAATTTGTTTGATAACGCAATGGTTAAGatgtggttaggtttagggaaacaTCAaggtttaaaggacaattccggcgcaaaatgaacctaggagttattaacagatgtgtacccactctgtcgctctctgggacatgttttcatgctaatcgaatgtgtttgtagcttgaaagaagctagcacagaccgattagcttacaacgctagtatttggggcacagggaaagtaaaaacaatttttttatacCACTacaaaggctcaaaatatcaccaaacttcaacggtagcataatgagggtccctaaatgttaaccgaagcattgagaactttgtaagtgtacagacagtttattgaacgaagagctgcgggagctccgtgaaagggctacgagagagagagagctaccggtagtcaatgccgcaacacagcctcgtacttcgggaaactggtggtgtacctgcggacattgtgaagctatggccatgttgcacggagtgggacctgttgcgtcgcgacacccaagagacgcagtgttttgtacagtctgaagattttccctctctgataaacaggactgtacttgaaacttttttccatgttccgaaaataaattggagacggcgactcagaccggagggaccagatggacagttatccactgagtaagtacactagacaagttatgcagagtgcgattatttcagatatattgaacaaattgcttttgattttagtttgcatcgccagctgtaagtcacgactggttttcaagacggcgGCGGAATGTAAAAACGAACGCGAGTGTCTGAataatgtatcttttcaataaactgtctgtacacttacaaagttctcagtgcttcggttaacatattgggaccctcattatgctaccgttgaagtttggtgatattttgagccttattagtggtacaaaatagcgatttgtttttactttccctgtgccacGAATACTAgcgagccagaaggcaaagctcttgaTCTACCGGTCAATGTTCactcctaccctcacctatggtcatgaaggctgagtcatgaccgaaagaacgagatccagggtacaagtggccaaaatgggtttcctcaggagggtggctggtgtctcccttagaaatagtgtgagaagctcagtcatccgtgagaaacccggagtagagccgctgctcctttgcgttgaaaggagccagttgaggtggattgggcatctggtaaggatgccccctgggcgcctccctagggaggtgttccaggcacgtccagctgggtgGAGGCCtcgaggaagacccaggactaggtggagggattatatctccaccctggcctggaaatgtctcgggatcccccagtcggagctggttaatgtggcttggaaaagggaagtttggggtcccttgCTAGAGTTGCtgaccccgcgacccgaccccggataagtggacaaagatggatggtcACCATAATAAAATACACCTGAGGAAGGCCAAATTTTGGGCCAAAACGTTGTGTGCCTGATTCTGcactattacattttttttttttcggaacGTTTAACTGCCGACTTTAccttatttgaacatttactttttttgtcctGCACCAGCAACTACAGGATGTGCacaacattgtctttttttgaaCCAGTTACTTCCTTCAGCTTTGCCATCATGGTGACAATAATAAACGCATGGTTAAGGTTACGTCGTTTGCTCCCGCCACAATAACTACTAGTAACTACTTACtagtaactaataactaaacCTACTAATAACTTAGAGGGCTTTCTCACTGTAAATGTAAACAGAGTATGTTGTTTTGGGGCAATGGCTGAAACGCCTGTGGCGTTCGTCTTTGGAGGACAGTCTCGTAAAAACTCTTGTGATATTGAGACTTATTTTTCTATAACTCTGGCGTTTCCAGTTTGTTTAATGTGcaaatgtgaataaaaaaacacattgaatcACATTTAACGGCACTATGTTGTATGTAAGACTTTAACTTTTAGAGTGTTTACTTTCAGCAGATATATCTGACTGACTGAATGTTTACTTTACAAAGCCACTCTCCATCGTCACCCCCTGGCATGGTGTGTTTTGACAGCCAGTTGCATCCCCAGAGTGCTTCTGCTCCTGCCATCAAGGCTGGGTGACCCAAGAAACACTGTGGATGAAGCACAACATGGAGACATGGAGTTTCTGCCTCTGGCACAACAGCCTGCAGGAAGCAGGGTGCGTGTTGCTACGAAGCCCACACAACCTCAACTCCATCTTTCTCTTACCAACTGTCTGTTCAAGTGTCATCACAGCTCTGTTTCACTTATTTAGCTGGGGGATTCAACATTCTTCTTTTCATCAtcaccctctctcttttccctgcTGTCTTTTTCCtaattcttctttttcttaaacAGGTCTAATGACTgactttctctcactctctgtctctctctgtcctccacGCTTCCCCCACCACCTCATATCTGCTAAATCAATAATAAATGATCTGAAAAGCTTGGCTGTGACAAGCTCTCTGCTTTCACTCTCTCAGGGTTACTGGGGAGAATTAGGCAATGCTCCAGGTCCTGATACAGATGCAGGTTTACAGAAGAACAATGAAGCAGAGGGGACACAAAGGAATGTCATGGTCATTGTTTTGTACCGCAGGGCCCTGTTTTTTGTATGTGGACAAACGAGTTATCCAGATTAGAATATTGACAATTTGACACATGtctggatttttttgtttttcgaaACTGGCTTAATTTATAGCTGGAGCTGTTGTCAGAGCAACAAGTCCTTAAGGCCAAACTTGCAAATGGGTATGCTTATTGACAGTTAGCTGGATCATGACTCAGACGGTTCACTTTGAACCACATACATGAAGTTATTTTGCAAATGTCACAAATGTGGTTTCTGTTGTTAGTCTTTCCTAAGTCTGTGTTTTCCTCCctagtcttgtcttgttttcccgcctgtttgattgttctgccccgccctgatgtgtttcacctgtcccttgtctcCTCGTTACCgcttgtatttagtctctgtgtttcccttgtctgttgtcaggtcattgttttctgttaggagtgtctgtgtgtttaatcTACCTGTTTAGTGTCAGTGTTCCTGATATTCtgcctgttcctgtttttgGGATTCTGCCTGTTcctattttgtatttttgcctGCTGTTTCAGGACACCTTTTGTTGTAAGGATTCTCTTTACTAAATATTCAAGCTCTATTCTGCCtggtctctgcatttgggtcctacaTTCTCTGAAACCTTGACAGCAAATACAAATGACGCACTTTCTtagatttataataaaatagtGTTGCTATAACGATGATTTTAGATGAGAACATGCAGGTGACTGTAAACTCACCATGATCTGCAATTatcacaaatacattttcataatgaaaaCTTACCTATAGTTATACATGatgaaaaaatttaaataataaaaaagtttgTAACCAAAAAAAGCACCAAACCAAATTTAGTTTGACAAACTCTAAACGGACATAAACTCAACTAAAATATTCTTAGTTCTCTCTCCTGCCCTCAGGCAGGCGGTATCACAGCCTAAGGAGTATGTCTGCGCGGTTCTGCAACAGCTTCTTCCCGACTGCAATCAGACTGTTGAACAGCACCACACTGTGAAGTGAGACAGTGTgggatatacagtatgcatattatatatgtatacgtATGGGTATGTGTGGGATATGCGTATACACATGAGTATTTCTACATCcctcatatatttttttttttaaaaatgccaaataattttttacatttatattgtatttataattGCATTCTTTTAGCTACTGATGGgtttttatgtctgttttttatgGTGGTCCAATGTAACATAATTTTGTTCTACACTGCACTTCCTTAAGTGTTTTTTggaatgacaataaaataatcTTGAATCTATTAAGCCTGTTAAAAAGACCAACAGAGCCAGAATACATGGCATTTAATTTGACATTAAAATGACAATGACATTTGTCATTTGACTTCTAAACTCACTTTGCTAAAC
It encodes:
- the pecam1a gene encoding platelet endothelial cell adhesion molecule isoform X1; translated protein: MDSRPPNLLLLLLTCLLHYWQCARGQSLYTIDIVGLTILPSSTVQSGTPVTLRCQVKVSHDNIPHLNHTFQLTRDDIPVHSSSTVEDTVVYELNPARAADSGSYECRVTVKDKSKASFSQKLNITGLQTPILQLSKTDPYESEEFTATCSAPEEKGSLIFRFYQRLRNGDFEKIKQPAPNGNSSETTLVLRRIEDHYLSCDYEVNLVSGARRSNRSKEISVIVKGLYISPVMNVLPSPEVFEGDIIEVVCKVVNPPKNVEVFLTRNRRILKQALVSLNHRFTAQEGDSGELVCKAEWGNVQKETYQTITVKELFSKPQLTVNPIDIFLGDRFKLTCSVVIYFPERISNESIQFSIYKDNVKLNHEETYITTAHPSENGNYTCKALAISLTHSIDKESQTVVVMAKVPLSKPMLSVVGGTLVLGKSFQLLCHSDNGTLPITYTLYQPHMPTESRVVSKQGEQAIFNSSAIYKFSDLNSFLCHAKNSQNKPPMIGSGLLRSTIIEPVSKPVLTRLHGMGDVSEGRDLTLVCSVQRGTLPITFTWYHTETEGALATQTSMKLEGSYNISIVRREHRGGYYCLSTNQANETKQSHTVMIGVKMAGWKKGLIGIIVFCILLILAMTLILAIKRRLLLYKRKRTGELSVKSASTKVERLSLTQAEVNQAANVTPGMIGKSVWSEHASGSDEDQNSVTGPEKPPETQYAEVQTREADPNRALVKKGTDTVYSEVRNSKQGVPEQADGQGSVEYAQLNHDTDHHSDHSNHADHSVQDDYIDDIYDNADQGECKHDPMSNC
- the pecam1a gene encoding platelet endothelial cell adhesion molecule isoform X2; protein product: MDSRPPNLLLLLLTCLLHYWQCARGQSLYTIDIVGLTILPSSTVQSGTPVTLRCQVKVSHDNIPHLNHTFQLTRDDIPVHSSSTVEDTVVYELNPARAADSGSYECRVTVKDKSKASFSQKLNITGLQTPILQLSKTDPYESEEFTATCSAPEEKGSLIFRFYQRLRNGDFEKIKQPAPNGNSSETTLVLRRIEDHYLSCDYEVNLVSGARRSNRSKEISVIVKGLYISPVMNVLPSPEVFEGDIIEVVCKVVNPPKNVEVFLTRNRRILKQALVSLNHRFTAQEGDSGELVCKAEWGNVQKETYQTITVKELFSKPQLTVNPIDIFLGDRFKLTCSVVIYFPERISNESIQFSIYKDNVKLNHEETYITTAHPSENGNYTCKALAISLTHSIDKESQTVVVMAKVPLSKPMLSVVGGTLVLGKSFQLLCHSDNGTLPITYTLYQPHMPTESRVVSKQGEQAIFNSSAIYKFSDLNSFLCHAKNSQNKPPMIGSGLLRSTIIEPVSKPVLTRLHGMGDVSEGRDLTLVCSVQRGTLPITFTWYHTETEGALATQTSMKLEGSYNISIVRREHRGGYYCLSTNQANETKQSHTVMIGVKMAGWKKGLIGIIVFCILLILAMTLILAIKRRLLLYKRKRTGELSVKSASTKVERLSLTQAEVNQAANVTPGMIGKSVWSEHASGSDEDQNSVTGPEKPPETQYAEVQTREADPNRALVKKGTDTVYSEVRNSKQGVPEQADGGSVEYAQLNHDTDHHSDHSNHADHSVQDDYIDDIYDNADQGECKHDPMSNC